From the Halalkalicoccus sp. CGA53 genome, one window contains:
- a CDS encoding mechanosensitive ion channel family protein, with protein MFSTVVAQGFVPDLPTRYAVLLLRLAEFAVAFLILYGLGRLLLEPALDRLLDLRRVERTLASAIRRSARAGIVVVALAGGAAIAGFGYVVAGSAVMVAAVTVALGFAAQDVIANLVAGAFIVTDPKFNIDDWIEWEDKRGRIDEITFRATRIRTFDNELITVPNSQLMTTAVTNPVINDTLRLTHRFEIGYDDDLDRAMELCAAAVAEQEEALTEPEPTVLLGELGDDFVGVDVRYWIANPKRRDVLRIRSEFDRTVKEAFEGGEIELSPPSEHDVRGAVGVRDG; from the coding sequence ATGTTCTCGACGGTCGTGGCCCAGGGGTTCGTCCCGGATCTCCCCACCCGGTACGCCGTGTTGCTGCTCCGGCTCGCGGAGTTCGCAGTCGCCTTCCTGATCCTCTACGGGCTGGGACGGCTCCTGCTCGAACCGGCGCTGGACCGGCTCCTCGACCTCCGTCGCGTCGAGCGGACGCTCGCGAGTGCGATCCGGCGGAGCGCGCGAGCCGGCATCGTCGTGGTGGCGCTGGCCGGCGGTGCCGCGATCGCCGGGTTCGGCTACGTCGTCGCCGGCTCCGCGGTGATGGTCGCGGCGGTGACGGTCGCCCTCGGCTTCGCGGCCCAGGACGTGATCGCGAACCTCGTTGCCGGCGCGTTCATCGTCACCGACCCGAAGTTCAACATCGACGACTGGATCGAGTGGGAGGACAAGCGCGGACGCATCGACGAGATCACCTTCCGTGCGACACGGATCCGGACGTTCGACAACGAACTGATCACGGTGCCGAACTCCCAGCTGATGACGACCGCGGTCACCAACCCCGTCATCAACGACACGCTCCGGCTCACCCACCGATTCGAGATCGGCTACGACGACGACCTCGACCGGGCGATGGAGCTGTGCGCCGCGGCCGTCGCCGAGCAGGAGGAGGCCCTCACAGAGCCCGAACCGACCGTGCTGCTCGGCGAACTCGGCGACGATTTCGTCGGGGTCGACGTCCGGTACTGGATCGCCAACCCGAAGCGACGCGACGTACTCCGGATCCGCTCGGAGTTCGATCGGACGGTGAAGGAGGCGTTCGAGGGGGGCGAGATCGAACTGAGCCCACCCTCGGAGCACGACGTCAGGGGTGCAGTCGGGGTCCGGGACGGGTGA
- a CDS encoding DUF7565 family protein produces MTWECAIADCEAAFEEVESLIVHQTESHERRECRICSAVVPDGYFAIRHALDEHTRAEYVRAYGADADDVRRREEVKAEIERLADLQSVVDRLNG; encoded by the coding sequence ATGACCTGGGAGTGTGCGATCGCCGACTGCGAGGCGGCGTTCGAGGAGGTCGAGTCGCTGATCGTCCACCAGACCGAGAGCCACGAGCGCCGGGAGTGTCGGATCTGCTCGGCCGTGGTCCCCGACGGCTACTTCGCGATCCGCCACGCGCTGGACGAACACACCCGCGCGGAGTACGTCCGTGCCTACGGCGCCGACGCCGACGACGTGAGACGGCGTGAGGAGGTCAAAGCCGAGATCGAACGTCTCGCGGACCTGCAGTCGGTCGTCGACCGGCTGAACGGGTAG
- a CDS encoding site-2 protease family protein, which translates to MWNYRIGRVMGIPIRLNVSLLVFVPLLAWLLGRPEQIAIYASLIEWLSGVEIDVGALTTGNTPIVVGLAGAVGLFASVLLHELGHSWVARRYGIPIGSITLWIFGGVAAMERIPKEPIREFWIAIAGPAVSVALGLGAYAALLVVPEVPILVFLVGWLAVINVMLAVFNMLPAFPMDGGRIFRALLARNRPYVDATRIAARVGRWFAVGLGVLGFLGFNPILILLALFLYAAASSESRAVVLDDLLTGITAGDLADRDMLTVDTTVTVRDLLTRMLTERRTGYPVVDGRGGIVGLVDLSDLRGVPEGERGAVRTRDVMTEDVSVVAAETPAFEVLRLLSDPNVDRIVVEERGTPVGVVSETEFARALTVLRGIGRRRESPEWATGVR; encoded by the coding sequence ATGTGGAACTACCGGATCGGTCGGGTGATGGGTATCCCCATCCGGCTCAACGTCTCGCTGCTCGTGTTCGTCCCGCTGCTCGCGTGGCTGCTCGGCCGCCCCGAACAGATCGCGATCTACGCCTCGCTGATCGAGTGGCTCTCGGGGGTCGAGATCGACGTCGGGGCGCTCACGACCGGGAACACGCCGATCGTCGTCGGACTGGCCGGCGCCGTCGGCCTGTTCGCGAGCGTGTTGCTCCACGAACTCGGCCACTCCTGGGTCGCCCGCAGGTACGGCATCCCGATCGGTTCGATCACGCTCTGGATCTTCGGCGGCGTCGCCGCGATGGAGCGCATCCCGAAGGAGCCGATCCGCGAGTTCTGGATCGCCATCGCCGGCCCCGCCGTGAGCGTCGCGCTCGGCCTCGGCGCGTACGCTGCCCTCCTCGTCGTCCCCGAGGTCCCGATCCTGGTCTTCCTCGTGGGGTGGCTCGCCGTGATCAACGTCATGCTCGCCGTCTTCAACATGCTCCCCGCGTTCCCGATGGACGGCGGACGGATCTTCCGGGCGCTGCTCGCGCGGAACCGTCCCTACGTCGACGCCACCCGGATCGCCGCGCGGGTCGGCCGCTGGTTCGCGGTCGGCCTCGGCGTTCTCGGTTTTCTGGGGTTCAACCCGATCCTGATCCTTCTCGCACTCTTTCTCTACGCCGCGGCGAGTTCGGAGTCGCGCGCGGTCGTGCTCGACGACCTGCTGACCGGGATCACCGCCGGCGACCTCGCCGACCGGGACATGCTCACCGTCGACACGACCGTGACCGTCCGCGACCTGCTCACGCGGATGCTCACGGAGCGTCGGACCGGCTACCCGGTCGTCGACGGCCGGGGAGGGATCGTCGGGCTCGTCGATCTCTCGGACCTCAGGGGGGTGCCAGAGGGCGAGCGCGGCGCGGTCCGGACCCGCGACGTGATGACCGAGGACGTCAGCGTCGTCGCGGCCGAGACTCCCGCGTTCGAGGTGCTCCGGCTGCTCTCCGACCCGAACGTCGACCGGATCGTCGTCGAGGAGCGAGGCACTCCGGTCGGCGTCGTCTCCGAGACGGAGTTCGCCCGCGCGCTCACCGTCCTCCGGGGGATCGGTCGTCGACGGGAGTCACCCGAGTGGGCGACAGGGGTCCGGTAG
- a CDS encoding PHP-associated domain-containing protein has product MHVKLLDDRVVERAKRRGIDALVYAPHFRRLPEIREQARWYTDEELLVVPAREVFTGSWRERRHVLALGLSEPIPDFITLEGAMAELDRQEAVVLAPHPEFFSVSLSEEDIRRYHDLIDAVEVYNPKHWARHNRRARDIATRLDIPGFGSSYAHLRGTIGEVWTRFPESFSDEAELLSALRERVPRQIVHRGGLGHRFRRATEFSHLGWENSWGKVDRLLLSGTEPTHPGQIAYDGRFDDVSVY; this is encoded by the coding sequence ATGCACGTGAAACTGCTCGACGATCGGGTGGTCGAGCGAGCGAAACGCCGCGGGATCGATGCGCTCGTCTACGCCCCCCACTTCCGCCGGCTCCCCGAGATCCGCGAGCAGGCCCGGTGGTACACCGACGAGGAGCTGCTCGTGGTCCCCGCCCGCGAGGTCTTCACCGGATCCTGGCGCGAGCGACGACACGTGCTCGCGCTCGGGCTCTCGGAGCCGATACCGGATTTCATCACGCTGGAGGGGGCGATGGCCGAACTCGACCGTCAGGAGGCCGTGGTCCTCGCCCCGCACCCCGAGTTCTTCTCGGTGAGCCTCTCGGAGGAGGACATCAGGCGGTACCACGACCTGATCGACGCGGTCGAGGTCTACAACCCGAAACACTGGGCGCGGCACAACCGCCGCGCACGGGACATCGCCACGCGACTCGACATCCCCGGGTTCGGCTCCTCGTACGCCCACCTCAGGGGGACGATCGGCGAGGTCTGGACGCGCTTTCCCGAGAGCTTCTCCGACGAGGCCGAACTGCTCTCGGCGCTCAGAGAGCGGGTGCCGCGACAGATCGTCCACCGGGGCGGACTGGGCCACCGCTTCCGTCGCGCGACGGAGTTCTCGCACCTCGGCTGGGAGAACTCCTGGGGGAAGGTCGACCGCCTGCTGCTCTCGGGTACCGAGCCGACGCACCCGGGCCAGATCGCCTACGACGGCCGATTCGACGACGTTTCGGTCTACTGA
- a CDS encoding metal-dependent hydrolase, which produces MNKRDHVLNAILLAVGLGYVFEPSGDVETFWLIAELSVPIVLGALVPDIDTAFGRHRKTLHNLPVLALALAYPLYFGNLEWVWIGIATHYLLDVLGSRRGIALFYPVWAREFGAPVGVLVSSRFATPVTLVVTVLELALAVVIVHDLF; this is translated from the coding sequence GTGAACAAGCGCGATCACGTCCTGAACGCCATCCTGCTCGCGGTCGGGCTGGGTTACGTCTTCGAGCCCTCGGGCGACGTCGAGACGTTCTGGTTGATCGCCGAACTCTCGGTGCCGATCGTCCTGGGGGCGCTGGTGCCGGACATCGACACGGCGTTCGGCCGGCATCGGAAGACGCTGCACAACCTGCCGGTGCTCGCGCTCGCCCTCGCCTACCCCCTCTACTTCGGAAACCTGGAGTGGGTCTGGATCGGCATCGCCACCCACTACCTGCTCGACGTCCTCGGCTCGCGGCGGGGGATCGCGCTCTTCTACCCGGTCTGGGCCAGGGAGTTCGGCGCGCCGGTCGGCGTCCTGGTGAGTAGCCGGTTCGCCACGCCCGTCACGCTGGTCGTGACCGTGCTCGAACTCGCACTCGCCGTGGTGATCGTTCACGACCTCTTCTGA
- a CDS encoding CinA family protein, whose translation MSDRIEARVGEVLSEREETVATAESCTGGLVCSLLTDVSGSSAYVDCGFVTYAYDAKREVLGVSRESLDSHGAVSEVVAREMAAGARDHADTIWAVSTTGIAGPDGGSEEKPVGTVWIGVAHAAPWGSEASFSRASRYRFDGDRLDVKRAAAEGALSELHAAIESVGRDGIESR comes from the coding sequence ATGAGCGATAGGATCGAAGCACGGGTCGGAGAGGTCCTCTCCGAGCGCGAGGAGACGGTCGCGACCGCCGAGTCCTGTACCGGGGGGCTCGTCTGCTCGCTCCTGACCGACGTCTCGGGGTCGAGCGCGTACGTCGACTGCGGGTTCGTCACCTACGCCTACGACGCGAAACGCGAGGTCCTGGGAGTGAGTCGGGAGTCCCTCGATTCTCACGGAGCCGTGAGCGAGGTTGTCGCCCGGGAGATGGCCGCCGGTGCGCGCGATCACGCGGATACGATCTGGGCCGTCTCGACGACGGGAATCGCCGGCCCCGACGGCGGCAGCGAGGAGAAGCCCGTCGGAACGGTCTGGATCGGCGTCGCCCACGCCGCGCCGTGGGGGAGCGAGGCGTCGTTCTCGCGGGCTTCTCGCTACCGATTCGACGGCGATCGGCTCGACGTGAAACGTGCGGCAGCCGAGGGCGCGCTCTCCGAACTGCACGCGGCGATCGAGTCAGTCGGACGGGATGGGATCGAAAGCCGGTAA
- a CDS encoding nuclear transport factor 2 family protein, giving the protein MKTADTNVLPGRYESVDDEAYDDLFAPFSGAAVFHRSGQQPIEGEREFERFYHEERPIEEGSHEVDAIDADGDTAVAGGRGSQVLYGREVGFGFADPHRFDDGGSVAKRVTDADRGPVR; this is encoded by the coding sequence ATGAAAACCGCAGACACGAACGTCCTCCCCGGCCGCTACGAGTCCGTCGACGACGAGGCCTACGACGACCTGTTCGCGCCGTTCTCCGGGGCGGCCGTCTTCCACCGATCAGGCCAGCAGCCGATCGAAGGCGAACGGGAATTCGAGCGCTTCTACCACGAGGAGCGCCCGATCGAGGAGGGGAGCCACGAGGTGGACGCGATCGACGCCGACGGCGACACCGCGGTCGCGGGCGGCCGGGGAAGCCAGGTGCTGTACGGGAGGGAGGTCGGATTCGGCTTCGCGGATCCCCACCGGTTCGACGACGGGGGGTCGGTCGCCAAGCGGGTGACCGACGCGGATCGGGGGCCGGTCCGATGA
- a CDS encoding pyridoxal phosphate-dependent aminotransferase — MEYDEPLFFRVMSYAKRADRDVIDMVSGNPDWEPPAALREALAEYAEFDSGEFQYPPSDGLLDLREEIAQRRGVPIDSVIVTNGGAEANTLAMAAALDRERGSEVILTDPVYPYYPGKTAMLGGEARYISVEEDGRLDPERVAETASSETAAIVVNSPNNPTGAVYGGETIRALCAIAEENDAILVSDEVYDHFDHSGRFESALSVDSRHRIVTNSFSKSMAITGFRVGYALFPDDLIAGARTRHMLSVVATSRPTQYAVLRALRETGPEYYAENRALVAERIEAFTDALDTAGASYTRPDGAFYVMARFDGFPGTMENVERLIDEAGVAGMPGETFGSRTEWIRFALVTPRVEEAADRLASYFE; from the coding sequence ATGGAGTACGACGAACCGCTCTTCTTCCGCGTGATGTCCTACGCGAAGCGGGCCGACCGCGACGTCATCGACATGGTGAGCGGCAACCCCGACTGGGAGCCGCCGGCGGCGCTGCGCGAGGCGCTCGCAGAGTACGCCGAGTTCGACAGCGGGGAGTTCCAGTACCCCCCGAGCGACGGCCTGCTCGATCTACGCGAGGAGATCGCCCAGCGGCGTGGCGTTCCGATCGACTCGGTGATCGTCACGAACGGCGGGGCCGAGGCGAACACGCTCGCGATGGCCGCCGCGCTCGACCGCGAGCGGGGGAGCGAGGTGATCCTCACCGATCCGGTCTACCCCTACTACCCGGGGAAGACCGCGATGCTCGGCGGCGAGGCGCGGTACATCTCGGTCGAGGAGGACGGCCGACTCGACCCCGAGCGGGTGGCGGAGACGGCGAGTTCGGAGACCGCGGCGATCGTGGTAAACTCGCCGAACAACCCGACCGGTGCGGTCTACGGCGGCGAAACGATCCGCGCGCTCTGTGCAATCGCCGAGGAGAACGACGCGATCCTCGTCTCTGACGAGGTCTACGACCACTTCGACCACTCCGGACGCTTCGAGAGCGCGCTCTCGGTCGACTCGCGGCACCGAATCGTCACCAACTCCTTCTCGAAGTCGATGGCGATCACCGGCTTTCGCGTCGGCTACGCCCTCTTCCCGGACGACCTGATCGCGGGCGCTCGCACGAGACACATGCTCTCGGTCGTCGCCACCTCGCGACCGACGCAGTACGCCGTCCTCAGAGCGCTGCGCGAAACCGGTCCGGAGTACTACGCCGAGAACCGCGCGCTCGTCGCCGAGCGGATCGAGGCGTTCACCGACGCGCTCGACACGGCGGGGGCGTCCTACACCCGGCCCGACGGGGCGTTCTACGTGATGGCCCGGTTCGACGGCTTCCCCGGGACGATGGAGAACGTCGAGCGGCTGATCGACGAGGCCGGCGTCGCGGGGATGCCCGGCGAGACGTTCGGCTCCCGCACCGAGTGGATCCGGTTCGCGCTGGTCACCCCGCGGGTCGAAGAGGCCGCCGATCGGCTGGCATCGTACTTCGAGTGA
- a CDS encoding ArsA family ATPase produces MTELDVEPVERIEGEPTVEIPSGVDAPEYVLYGGKGGVGKTTMAAATALASASDDTPTLVVSTDPAHSLSDTFETRIPAEPTRIREEIPLYAAEIDPDSLDAGGMFGEGESPLGGMEELFGDLGEEDVGDPFGGPMPGADEAAAMRQLLEYVDDERFERVVIDTAPTGHTLRLLELPELMDTTLGRMLTLRQRFEGVFADVKGMFGDDAPDEMAGAADLEALRERIERLRDTLRDPERTDFRIVMVPEEMSVVESKRLLGRLDAFEIPVSTVVVNRVMEPLSSVTEADSEWFVSPDLEGCEFCQRRWSVQQGALTSAQELFRGHDVKRVPLFADEVRGERMLRFVAACLD; encoded by the coding sequence ATGACCGAACTCGACGTCGAACCGGTCGAGCGGATCGAGGGGGAACCGACCGTCGAGATACCGAGCGGGGTCGACGCGCCGGAGTACGTCCTCTACGGGGGGAAAGGAGGCGTCGGAAAGACGACGATGGCCGCGGCGACCGCGCTCGCGAGCGCGAGCGACGACACGCCGACGCTCGTCGTCTCGACGGACCCCGCCCACTCGCTCTCGGATACGTTCGAGACGCGAATCCCCGCGGAGCCGACGCGGATCCGCGAGGAGATACCGCTCTACGCCGCCGAGATCGACCCGGATTCGCTCGACGCCGGGGGGATGTTCGGTGAGGGCGAGAGCCCGCTCGGCGGGATGGAAGAGCTCTTCGGCGACCTCGGCGAGGAGGACGTCGGCGACCCGTTCGGCGGGCCGATGCCGGGCGCTGACGAGGCGGCAGCGATGCGCCAGCTGCTGGAGTACGTCGACGACGAGCGCTTCGAGCGAGTCGTGATCGACACCGCCCCGACTGGTCACACCCTCCGTCTGCTCGAACTCCCCGAACTGATGGACACGACGCTCGGGCGGATGCTCACGCTCAGACAGCGCTTCGAGGGCGTCTTCGCCGACGTGAAGGGGATGTTCGGCGACGACGCCCCCGACGAGATGGCCGGCGCGGCGGATCTCGAGGCACTCAGAGAGCGGATCGAACGGCTGAGGGACACGCTTCGCGATCCCGAGCGGACCGACTTCCGGATCGTGATGGTCCCCGAGGAGATGAGCGTCGTCGAGTCGAAACGGCTGCTCGGCCGGCTCGACGCGTTCGAGATCCCCGTCTCGACCGTCGTCGTCAACCGGGTGATGGAACCGCTCTCGTCCGTCACGGAGGCCGACTCCGAGTGGTTCGTCTCGCCCGATCTGGAGGGCTGTGAGTTCTGCCAGCGCCGCTGGTCGGTCCAGCAGGGGGCGCTCACGAGCGCCCAGGAGCTGTTCAGAGGACACGACGTCAAACGCGTCCCGCTGTTCGCCGACGAGGTTCGCGGCGAGCGGATGCTCCGGTTCGTCGCCGCCTGCCTGGACTAG
- a CDS encoding class I SAM-dependent methyltransferase, which produces MLLAGAADGLLGALVDRLDRVNRRIEATVVPRTPDPFDAYEDLLTSIRFSRALHFGSGRDKHGFAGALSGEVVSVDADAAGLSRNAADLRVMGDGHRLPFADDTFDLVFSEFVFEHLLDPDAALREIDRVVTPGGHVVVLVPNPRHYYARIADHTPLWFHRFVHRLQRKRSPEEDAFPTLYRWGRYEDVTDPGLGGWRARTVQGFPGPTGYTRVTPFHAAFVLLDCLMACSIRYQVAYLAYYEVEGAKTTRRPVPAGR; this is translated from the coding sequence ATGCTGCTCGCGGGTGCGGCCGACGGGCTGCTCGGGGCGCTCGTCGACCGACTCGATCGGGTGAACCGGCGGATCGAGGCCACGGTCGTCCCCCGGACCCCCGATCCCTTCGACGCCTACGAGGACCTGCTGACGTCGATCCGCTTCTCCAGAGCGCTCCACTTCGGGTCCGGTCGGGACAAACACGGCTTCGCCGGGGCGCTCTCCGGCGAGGTCGTCTCGGTCGACGCCGACGCGGCCGGACTCTCCCGTAACGCAGCCGACCTGCGGGTCATGGGCGACGGTCACCGTCTCCCGTTCGCGGACGACACCTTCGACCTCGTCTTCTCCGAGTTCGTCTTCGAGCACCTCCTAGACCCGGACGCCGCGCTGCGCGAGATCGATCGGGTCGTCACCCCCGGCGGGCACGTGGTCGTCCTCGTCCCGAACCCGAGACACTACTACGCCCGGATCGCCGACCACACGCCACTCTGGTTTCACCGATTCGTCCATCGGCTCCAGCGAAAGCGCTCGCCCGAGGAGGACGCCTTCCCGACGCTCTACCGGTGGGGTCGGTACGAGGACGTGACCGATCCCGGACTCGGGGGGTGGCGAGCCCGGACAGTCCAGGGCTTTCCCGGACCGACGGGCTACACCCGGGTGACGCCGTTTCACGCCGCGTTCGTCCTCCTCGACTGCCTGATGGCATGTTCGATCCGCTACCAGGTCGCCTACCTCGCCTACTACGAGGTCGAAGGAGCGAAGACTACTCGACGACCAGTACCCGCAGGTCGTTGA
- a CDS encoding glycerate kinase type-2 family protein, whose protein sequence is MIEGKDTLGGTPARETALACVEAGLEAADPERIVGETLSLDGSVLSVLDTEYDLDAFEEVVVLGGGNAAGRMAAAVEELLGDRIDRGAVVTDAPGETERIDQLPGDHPVPSERGVESARTVLEMAESADESSVVLVAITGGGSALMPAPAGDVSLADLQSVTEALLGSGATIDEINAVRKHCSSIKGGHLARKAAPGRVIGLLLSDVVGNDLSVIASGPTVPDETTYDEARSLLSRYGIDPPGTVRTRLEAGTAGEREETPDAEDPAFERVENHVLADGFTPLAAATEVAKGRGYGSLILSSRIRGEAREAAKTNAAIAEEMRATGNPLSVPGVVVSGGETTVTLRGEGTGGPNQEFALSAAIECAGMGDVALAAVDTDGIDGPTEFAGALVTGETVEDLGVARGALAENDVAPYLEEREALVLTGPTGTNLNDLRVLVVE, encoded by the coding sequence GTGATCGAGGGGAAGGACACGCTCGGCGGGACGCCGGCACGCGAGACCGCGCTCGCCTGCGTCGAGGCCGGTCTGGAGGCCGCCGACCCGGAACGGATCGTGGGGGAGACGCTCTCGCTCGACGGATCGGTCCTCTCGGTGCTCGACACCGAGTACGACCTCGACGCGTTCGAGGAGGTGGTCGTCCTCGGTGGGGGTAACGCCGCCGGACGGATGGCCGCCGCCGTAGAGGAGCTACTCGGCGATCGGATCGACCGCGGGGCGGTCGTGACCGACGCACCGGGCGAGACCGAACGGATCGACCAGCTCCCGGGCGACCACCCCGTCCCGAGCGAGCGCGGGGTCGAGTCCGCTCGAACGGTGCTGGAGATGGCCGAAAGCGCCGACGAGAGTTCGGTAGTGCTCGTCGCGATCACCGGCGGCGGGAGCGCGCTGATGCCCGCACCTGCGGGCGACGTCTCCCTCGCCGATCTCCAGTCGGTGACCGAGGCCCTACTCGGGAGCGGGGCGACCATCGACGAGATCAACGCGGTCAGAAAGCACTGTTCGTCGATCAAGGGGGGCCACCTCGCTCGGAAGGCTGCGCCGGGGAGGGTGATCGGCCTGTTGCTCTCGGACGTCGTCGGCAACGACCTGAGCGTGATCGCGAGCGGGCCGACGGTGCCGGACGAGACGACGTACGACGAGGCACGCTCGCTGCTCTCGCGCTACGGGATCGACCCGCCGGGGACGGTTCGAACGCGTCTGGAAGCCGGCACCGCGGGCGAGCGCGAGGAGACGCCGGACGCCGAGGACCCGGCATTCGAGCGCGTCGAGAACCACGTACTCGCCGACGGGTTCACGCCGCTCGCGGCGGCCACCGAGGTCGCGAAGGGACGCGGATACGGGAGTCTGATCCTCTCCTCGCGGATCCGTGGCGAGGCACGCGAGGCTGCGAAGACCAACGCCGCGATCGCGGAGGAGATGCGAGCGACCGGTAACCCCCTCTCCGTACCAGGAGTCGTCGTCAGCGGCGGCGAGACGACCGTGACGCTCAGAGGTGAGGGAACCGGCGGTCCGAACCAGGAGTTCGCCCTCTCGGCGGCGATCGAGTGTGCGGGTATGGGGGACGTCGCACTCGCCGCGGTCGACACCGACGGGATCGACGGTCCGACCGAGTTCGCTGGCGCGCTCGTCACCGGCGAGACCGTCGAGGACCTCGGGGTCGCTCGGGGGGCGCTCGCGGAGAACGACGTCGCGCCGTACCTCGAGGAGCGGGAGGCGCTCGTGCTCACCGGTCCGACCGGGACGAACCTCAACGACCTGCGGGTACTGGTCGTCGAGTAG
- a CDS encoding SDR family oxidoreductase: MQGTVCVTGCSSGIGRATAIRFAEEGWRVYATARDETDLVALSEAGCVIDSLDVADDAAVERVIDRIVEEEGSIDCLVNNAGYGQFGPLEDVPIEMLDRQFDVNVYGPHRLIRAVLPHMREAGQGRIVNVSSVAGRLSFPGGGAYCGSKAALEAMSDALRPEVEPFGIDVVVVEPDPVETGFVDRVRHEVERLPKSGAYAGFYELLDDAALLYGDGPGSSTPEDVAATITEAASCLDPAPRYQVGTVSSTLVFARHLPDAWRDAAYRLLGKVMP; encoded by the coding sequence ATGCAAGGGACGGTCTGTGTGACGGGCTGTTCGTCCGGCATCGGTCGGGCGACCGCGATTCGGTTCGCCGAGGAGGGCTGGCGGGTGTACGCGACCGCCCGCGACGAGACGGACCTGGTCGCGCTCTCGGAGGCGGGCTGTGTGATCGACTCGCTCGACGTCGCCGACGACGCCGCCGTCGAGCGGGTGATCGACCGGATCGTCGAGGAGGAGGGATCGATCGACTGCCTCGTGAACAACGCGGGCTACGGCCAGTTCGGACCTCTGGAGGACGTCCCGATAGAGATGCTCGACCGGCAGTTCGACGTGAATGTCTACGGCCCACACCGGCTGATCAGAGCGGTGCTCCCGCACATGCGCGAGGCGGGCCAGGGCCGGATCGTCAACGTCTCGAGCGTCGCCGGGCGGCTCTCGTTCCCGGGTGGTGGGGCCTACTGCGGGTCGAAGGCGGCCCTCGAGGCGATGAGCGACGCGCTCCGGCCCGAGGTCGAGCCGTTCGGGATCGACGTGGTCGTCGTCGAGCCCGACCCGGTCGAGACCGGGTTCGTCGACCGCGTCCGTCACGAGGTCGAGCGGCTCCCGAAGTCGGGCGCGTACGCGGGCTTCTACGAGCTGCTCGACGACGCGGCGCTGCTCTACGGCGACGGACCCGGTTCGAGCACGCCGGAGGACGTGGCGGCGACGATCACCGAGGCGGCGAGCTGTCTCGATCCCGCCCCGCGGTACCAGGTGGGGACCGTCTCGAGTACGCTCGTGTTCGCTCGCCACCTCCCCGACGCCTGGCGCGACGCCGCCTACCGCCTGCTCGGAAAGGTGATGCCGTGA
- a CDS encoding SHOCT domain-containing protein, with translation MASERLERLIGRETVGGWRLEAIDGERAVLKRPNYGSKLGHIVVFLLTVWFSLGIGNLLYAAYRYVNDSEYKVIDARDPVTDEEALTHLRRRYARGEIEDEEFDRRIWRLRGTESLEATGAGERRQGGRTRDRRFERSFERQ, from the coding sequence GTGGCCTCGGAGCGACTCGAACGGCTGATCGGCCGGGAGACCGTCGGTGGCTGGCGACTCGAAGCGATCGACGGCGAGCGCGCGGTACTGAAGCGGCCGAACTACGGCTCGAAGCTCGGGCATATCGTCGTCTTCCTGCTCACGGTGTGGTTCTCGCTCGGGATCGGCAACCTGCTGTACGCCGCCTACCGATACGTCAACGACTCGGAGTACAAGGTGATCGACGCGCGCGATCCAGTAACTGATGAAGAGGCGCTCACCCACCTCCGACGACGCTACGCCCGCGGCGAGATCGAGGACGAGGAGTTCGACCGTCGGATCTGGCGGCTGCGCGGCACGGAGTCGCTGGAGGCGACCGGCGCCGGCGAGCGGCGCCAGGGGGGGCGAACCCGCGACCGTCGGTTCGAGCGATCGTTCGAACGGCAATGA